In Montipora foliosa isolate CH-2021 chromosome 9, ASM3666993v2, whole genome shotgun sequence, the DNA window ataaagttcctttcctttcttctcccaaacacatatttcaccgaagatcgAGTCAATCAAAgtgctccatttagcctgagaattgcttgccatataataattgttttagtgtaattttcagcggtgaatatcaagaaagtgcaaaacaacgggctaaaacaagataaaaaggcacgaaaagtgcttgattggcttagcagccgcgcctccaaaatgttatattcaccgggtagcgTGGTGAATATAAAactaaattcttatattcaccgctgaaaattatactaattaaCGATTATTCGCTGAAGGCGAGTTGAATACCGGTTAATAAAAACGGAGACGATGTTCACCGATGTTCCTTGGTAACTGCAGGAGTAACTGCTAGCTTTCAAATTGCACGAAACTAAAGCACACGTTCATCGCTTCTGGAAAATGGCGAAAACAACTTCTTTACTAGTTTCGAGCGCAGGAAACTTGCAAAATAGCCCATTGCACAGGTGTagctaagaatggaagcgaagCTGcaggtgaccctgttttgacaCAAACCTTCGtacttttctaatgttaatgtagacttgTTAGAATTAAAACAATGCAATTTAAAAGCAGTGTGGTCTGTCACTgccagcctcgcagccattcataggcctTTCCTTTTAGCAAACAACTGGAAAATGGCCCATATATGTTCCTTCACGGGAACATATAGACCGAATGCACACATTGCGGcccaaaatatatatttttgtttatgtgctaattagactcgcaagcctcgtttgcatggacaaaataccaAGGAAACGGTTGCTTAAGAGCGAGCGATGCTattgagtctaattagcacataaacaaaagaatacatttttggccgccatttatgcattcggtctattagcccaacaaattgacctgctcccaactgagtggcttcaaaggTCAGTTGGAAGGGCATTGCACTgacatcgcagaggtcacgggttcgaatcccgttgaggGCACTTGAGTCTTTTTATGTGTTTACTATAAGAGACCATTGCTTACATAAATTGTCCAGTTGTGCGTGGGTCAATTTCGTGTATAatctgcacttcaaatatacatttctttctgcGTTCAGCAACCGCtggaaaacaaaggaaaaatatttaggaaaacAACGTGTTCAATCAAAGTATTTGAAAGGCGGAAACTGAGGACGAATGTCATGTTTTCCACCCGTTCGATAACCTCCACAAACGCCGCGTTCAGCAACTGAGGAAAACCACAGAAAACACTTAAGAAAATAATGATTTCACAAGCGTCTTTCGAGCGCAGGAAACTTCGCACGAGCGtcatgttttctttgtgttATTTGTCAAACAAATAGATAGAAAACAATGGGGCAGCTTTGGAACGATGGACAGCCTATTTAACTATATTTAGGCATGTGTTTTTATGTTTCATGGCAAAAAAACCCTCTTTCACCAGTAATTTTACCAAACGGTGAATTCTAAGAAAATTTATCCTTTACCACTCGTTTTCCGATTTCGTAAAACGTCAGACTGCGATTTCGACTGTTTGTTAACGCACCAAAATGCGAAGTTAGTTTGATATTTTCCTGCGTTCGAAACTCTTTAGTGAATACATTGGTTTTCCCAACTGTTTTCGTCTATGTCAATGCTTATCACCTGTGAATATTTTCATTGGAGACAGTTCTTTATAGGACTGACAACTTGTTTCTTTTCTGAATCAGCTGAATTACATGTCAgtaaatatatagaggatattacatggcctcgcggggatacgaattttatcttaaagtgctgaaagtatctctctccagtgagcgaagcgaacgagtgagagatactttcagcacgagaagataaaattcgtatctccaagcggccatgtaatattctgtttatgatagagatattgatgaaatgtccagatttacaatgtaaaacaaccttttttttttcattttcgaaatgatgaaaaagtggtcaccaaccgctaaaacacgcatgttgtgtaaatagtttacttcatagaaagtgcggcgtacggggttttatgcacgagttgtttgtgtcaaaaacccgaacgagcgaggaacgagcgagtgagggtttttgacacaaacaacgagtgaataaaaccccgtacaaagcactttctatgtcgtaaactctttattacacataacatgagaattttcattaaaatagttttctgaacgcgaattagaaacaaaaactcactaacaatagaaccaaatgcaaatttaatttaattcaataacaaagtacgatttgcacgatttgcacgatttgcacgagatgcacgagtgattggcatggaaacgcctttacgctatcgctgattggttatactttcacatgtgaaatagctgtacgccattctgattggctgtataggtctttttcacatgtgaaaataaagcgtatagatttgtacaaatgagctttatggaataaaattctcatgttatgtgtaataaaacatgaaacaagatatgaaagaaatcatgataatgtaaaattttgcaaaaaaatgttaatgtagtagagaagaattatattaaagcacaaaagtatcttacaatgaagaggaagctcgcgtgttattggctaatcgtgttcgttaccatgacgacacctatattcttgcatgtgaaagataaaaatgatatgttcactgcgcgcggtgaagatatgattttttagtaaaaggagaatcctggtatttcatcagtatctataaaataaacaaagatATAAAATAAGCTATAAGAAATAGAAGCTAAAATTCAAATATTCATAATATTAAATTGATCACATCAGTGATACCATAATTTACTgcaatatacatttctttctttgcagtaaaaagcaacaacaaaCGACTTCTGGAACCTTTTGGTTTTTATGTTTGGGAGTGTGCACATTCGTTTATTTCGCAAGTTAAACTTCAAATTCAGTATTGTTGCGTTCAAGCAGCAAGGCAGCAGGGCAGCTACAGTAGTTATGTTAGCCATCGCTCTCGATGATCTCGTTGTATAACGTCACAAATCTTCCCGTCTACCAAAACGTGACTTCAATTTAGAATATTCTAATACCCCTCTGTATGATAAATCCATTACGCCCGCTTCTGGACCCTTCTCAATTTGATCGGACAGATTATGAATTTGTTCAATTCTGACTGAAAGGATCAGTAATAATGAGCATTAATGTTTCGAGAATTTCGACAATGTTGCTTGGCGATTCCGACATTACGTTTTTTCACATGCTTCCAATTCCAGGGAGTTTAGTTtgttgaaatttgaaagctgattATCTGACCGATTGAGACAATAACGGAAATTTTGTTTGGCTTCACTTCATAataatgattgttatttaaataCGAAGCGTTTTAACAAAGCGGACCTTATAAACATGAAATTAAAGCGAAATTGATTTCTCAACCATTTTTTGGTTGAACTTGCCGCTCACATCACCGTGGATAGTAAGATGGTTAAACAACACTGTCTGGGAACTCGCCTTAGTTTTTAATCTCATAATATTTGTTCGGTGAAGCAACCTAAACTGTCAAGGGTTGCTTACAAGCCTGAAAAACGCAGTATATTGATTTTTCTATTGGTTCACGGATAGATTAAAACTTCTCCAGATGACGTTAAGCCTGTCGGTCATTATAATTGAAACCACTGTCCTCTTTATTATAGGAGCTGCGGCTTTAATTGGAAATGTCAGTTTATTCCTCGTCGTTTATGAGAACAAAAATCTTCGCACCAACGCCAACATTTTCATCCTCAACCTTGCCGCGGCAGACATCTTAGTGTCTGGAGTAAGTATGCCAGTTACTGCAGTGACGATTATAAAACAGCGATGGATTTTTGGACACGCAACATGCGTGGTGTTCGGCTTTTTTACGATTTTGTCGTTCATAGCGTCCGTTATGTTCCTTGGTATGATCGCCATAAATCGATATTTTTACATCGTCAAGTGGAAAACTTACAGCCACACCTTCAACAAGAAAAAAGTGTGGCTTTACGGAGCCACTGTCTGGATAGTTTCAGTACTTCTCGCTTCGCTACCTCTTTTTGGGTGGGGGAAATACGACTTCATCCCAGGAAAGTCGTATTGTTTTGTCGACTGGAGTGCGAGCGTCTATTACGCTTATTTTATGATTGCAGTTTGCTTCTTTGGACCCCTTTCAGCTGTGATCTTTTCTTACCATCAAATTCTGAATTTGACAATCACCTCGAAAATAAAAGTGGGCGCCACAAGAAATAATTTGACACTCTCGTCGGTGGAAATAATCCACGCTCCTTCAAAAACAAACGAACCGGAAACCAGCAGCAATCTAGACGATACTGCGCAACACCGAAACGCTGAAGCTACGATCAAT includes these proteins:
- the LOC137971056 gene encoding D(2) dopamine receptor-like gives rise to the protein MTLSLSVIIIETTVLFIIGAAALIGNVSLFLVVYENKNLRTNANIFILNLAAADILVSGVSMPVTAVTIIKQRWIFGHATCVVFGFFTILSFIASVMFLGMIAINRYFYIVKWKTYSHTFNKKKVWLYGATVWIVSVLLASLPLFGWGKYDFIPGKSYCFVDWSASVYYAYFMIAVCFFGPLSAVIFSYHQILNLTITSKIKVGATRNNLTLSSVEIIHAPSKTNEPETSSNLDDTAQHRNAEATINVHVEIIHARSKTNEPQTSSNLDDNARQKAEATINVQLNNDTPQELITIDCAPMKMSCNEKKTRNSRGFLMTPEETRLTNTFILVVAAFLVSWTPFVVTMFFDMYCPRSLPHAVDFTSLLLGYANSMCNPILYGLRNSAFAQGFLNLYSRFLPKRSGCA